From Alteromonas sp. BL110:
CGAAGTGGCTAACAACTCCATTACCCTCCCCGACTATTTCGAGAACCGTTTTGCCGATAATTCTCGTCTACTGAGAGTTATTGCTTCTGTGGTAATAGTCGTTTTCTTCACGCTTTATACCTCTTCTGGCGTTGTCGCTGGTGGAAAGCTCTTTGAGACATCTTTTGGCTTAACCTATGAGACAGGTTTGTACGTTACCGCCGGTGTTGTCGTTGCTTACACCCTCGTGGGTGGATTTATGGCAGTGAGTATGACCGATTTTGTGCAAGGCTGCATAATGTTCGTATCACTTATTATGGTACCTGCTGTGGTCATCAGTGAGCTTGGCGGCATTGGGGCTTCAATTGACGCACTAGATACCATTAACCCTGCTTTATTTGATGCATTTATGGATGCCTCGACTAACGAAGCATTAAGCGTAATCGGTATTGTTTCACTGATGTCATGGGGTTTAGGCTACTTTGGTCAGCCACATATTATCGTTCGTTTTATGGCTATTCGTTCGGTAAAAGATATTCCTACCGCTAGAAACATCGGCATGAGCTGGATGATTGTTTCTATCATCGGCGCGCTAATGACGGGTTTATTCGGGTTGGCTTATATAACCGGTAACGGCAATGATATTGATCCAGAAACAGTATTTATCTATCTTTCTCAAATTTTATTCCACCCACTTATTGGTGGCTTCTTATTAGCTGCGATCCTAGCGGCTATCATGAGTACTATTTCATCCCAGCTACTAGTAACGTCTAGTTCACTTACCAGCGACTTTTACCAAGCCTTCCTGCGCAGAGATGCGTCTGACGGTGAGTTGGTAGTAGCGGGTCGCGTAAGTGTTGTTGCTGTTGCACTTGTTGCTATCTATCTGGCTTATGACAGAGACAGCACTATATTGACCTTAGTAAGTAATGCGTGGGCGGGCTTTGGTGCGGCATTTGGCCCGCTAGTCCTGTTTAGCTTATTTAAACGTGAAATGACTCGCCGCGCGGCATTAGGCGGAATGATAGTTGGTGCTGTGACTGTACTACTGTGGATTTATCTTCCGATAGAAATCGGAGGCCAAAAGCTTGGTGCGTGGATGTATGAAATTGTCCCCGGGTTCATTCTATCGAGCTTAACCATAATGATTTTGAGTAAATCAGGTACACCAAGAGAAGGCGTGGTAGACACATTCGATGCATTCCAGACCAAGCTGAATGGAAAGTAATTAAAAAAATACCTCGTTAATAAGAGTAAATACAAAGCTCTGTTTAGTTTTCTAAGCAGGGCTTTATCTTTTTCTACCCCTGACAAATAGGGCCTTATGCTTCAATTGCATGACAGTTTTATTTATTGGAATAAGATTGCTATTTTAAATAGCAAAATCGCATACTACTTTTGAATTTAAATGTGTTATCGTTCTATGCAGAAAAATAACCCGCATATAACTTTTTTGTATATAACATAAATTCGGACTTCAAAATGACTGCTAGTATCCCGTCTGTAACGCATTTGAAACAACTCGAAGCCGAGAGTATCCAAATTTTCCGTGAGGTAGCTGCTGAGTTTGAAAACCCAGTAATGCTTTACTCTGTAGGAAAAGACTCTTCAGTACTGCTTCACCTTGCCCGTAAGGCGTTCGCGCCAGGCAAAATTCCGTTTCCACTTCTACACGTAGACACCACGTGGAAATTTGGCGAAATGATCAAGTTCCGCGATGAGCAAGCAGAGAAACACGGTTTTGATTTGCTTGTTCACATTAATGAAGAAGGTGTTGAAGCTGGCGTTGGACCGTTCAGCCACGGCTCAGCGAAACACACTGATATCATGAAAACCCAAGCGCTTAAGCAAGCGTTGAACAAATATAAGTTTGACGCTGCGTTTGGTGGTGCACGACGCGATGAAGAAAAGTCTCGCGCAAAAGAACGTGTATACTCGTTTCGCGACAGTAACCACCGCTGGGACCCTAAAAACCAGCGCCCAGAACTTTGGAATATCTATAACTCACAAGTTAACCAAGGCGAAAGTATCCGCGTTTTCCCAATGTCTAATTGGACTGAGCTAGATATCTGGCAATACATCTACCTAGAAAACATTGATATTCCACAACTTTACCTTTCTAAGCCCCGCCCAGTGGTTGAGCGCGACGGCATTCTTATTATGGTTGATGACGACCGCATGCCACTTGAAGAAGGTGAAGTACCAGAGATGCGCTCTGTGCGTTTCCGTACCCTAGGCTGTTACCCATTGACTGGTGCGGTAGAGTCAGAAGCAGCGACCTTGCCTGAAGTTATTCAGGAAATGCTGCTTACCAAGACATCTGAGCGTCAAGGTCGCGTTATTGACCACGACAGCGCAGGCTCTATGGAGAAGAAGAAAATGGAAGGGTACTTCTAATGGCCACAGACAACGTTGTTTGGCATAAACACGAAGTCAATAAAACCACGCGCTCTGAAAAGCTAGGCCAAACGCCTCGCGTATTTTGGCTTACTGGTTTAAGTGGTTCTGGTAAATCAACATTAGCTAACTTGCTTGAGAAAAAGCTTCACGAGCAAAACAAGCACACCTATCTGCTTGATGGCGACAACGTACGTCACGGCTTATGTGGCGACTTGGGTTTCAGCGACAAAGATCGCGTTGAAAATATTCGTCGCATCAGTGAAGTTGCGAAGCTATTTGTTGACGCTGGTACCCTAGTACTTACCGCTTTCATTTCTCCGTTTAAAGCAGACCGCGATTACTGCCGTAGCCTAATGGAAGACGGTGAATTTGTGGAAGTGTTTGTTGATACTCCACTTGAAGTGTGTGAAAAGCGTGATCCCAAAGGCTTGTATAAGAAAGCGCGCAGCGGCGAGATCAAGGATTTCACAGGCATAGATTCAGCCTATGAAGCGCCTGAATCACCGGAAGTACACTTAACCTATCAGGATGAACCGGCAGAGCAAACCGCTGAGCGTTTGTATGCTTTGCTTCAAGAAAAGGGATTGGTGTAATGACACAGCCTTTAAATACACTTGCACAAAAAGTGCTAACTATTGCCAAAGAAGCTGGCGATAGAATTATGGCGATTTACGAAAAAGATTTCGCTATTTATGAAAAGCAAGACACCAGCCCGCTAACCGAAGCTGACCTTGCCGCCCATAACGTTATTGTAAATGCCCTTGAAGCAGAATCGGACTTGCCTATTCTTTCTGAAGAGTCGGCAGATATTTCGTGGGATGAACGCAAAACATGGTCCTCATACTGGCTGGTTGACCCGCTAGATGGCACCAAAGAGTTTATTAAGAAAAATGGTGAATTTACGGTAAACATTGCACTTATCGAAAACGGCAAACCGACAATGGGTGTGGTTTACGCGCCAGCGCTAAACAAAAGCTATGTCGGTATTGTAGGTGAAGGTGCATGGACCGAAGTAAACGGCGAATTTACCTCAATTTCAGCACGCAAGCACGATGGTGCACAAGTGTGGAAAGTGGTAGGCAGTCGTTCTCACCAAAGTCCTGAAATTCAAAATTTATTGGCACAGCTTGAAGGTGAAACCGAGCTTGTGGCGATGGGTAGTTCACTAAAACTTTGCTTAGTGGCAGAGGGCGAAGCGCATCTTTACCCTCGTTTGGGCCCAACATCTGAATGGGATACAGGTGCAGCACATGCAGTCGCACTAGCTGCAGGAGCAAATGTAACTGTTTTAGATCCAGAAAATCCATTAGATGACAACGCCGACGCTCTTACCTATAACCAAAAAGAGTCTGTGTTAAACCCCTTTTTCCTTGTGAGCGCATAACATGAACAACGAAAACGAATTATTAAGACAGGACATTCTGTCTTACCTTGAGCAACACGAACAGAAAGACATGCTACGTTTCCTTACTTGCGGTAGCGTAGACGACGGTAAAAGTACCCTTATTGGTCGCTTACTTCACGATTCAAAAATGATTTATGAAGATCAGCTTGCTGCTATTACAAAAGACAGTAAAAAAGTGGGTACTACGGGTGAGAAAGTTGATCTAGCCCTTCTTGTAGACGGTCTTCAATCTGAGCGTGAGCAAGGTATTACTATTGACGTAGCATACCGCTACTTTTCTACCGAAAAACGTAAATTCATCATCGCTGATACCCCTGGGCATGAGCAGTACACGCGTAACATGGTAACAGGCGCGTCTACTTGCGACCTTGCGATTATTCTTGTTGATGCCCGTGGCGGTGTTAAGGTGCAAACTAAGCGTCACTCCTTCCTAGTTTCACTTCTAGGTATTAAGCACGTTATTGTTGCAATCAACAAAATGGACTTAATGGACTATTCAGAAGAAGTGTACAAGCAGATTCAGGAAGATTATCTTAAGTTTGCTGAACAGCTTGATATCCCTGACATTCAGTTTGTTCCTATCTCAGCGCTTGAAGGCGATAACGTAGTAGGTAAAAGCGAAAATACGCCTTGGTTTGACGGCACACCCCTAATGGAGATGCTAGAAAACATCGAAATTGGTGAAGACGACAACCAAGAAGACTTCCGCTTCCCGGTACAGTATGTTAACCGCCCTAACCTAGACTTCCGAGGCTTTGCCGGTACGGTTGTATCAGGTCAGGTTGCGCCAGGCGATGAAGTGACTGCACTTCCATCAGGCAAGAAATCAAAGGTGAAGCAAGTCGTTACGTTTGAAGGCGATCAAGAGCGCGCTTATGTACCTCAAGCGGTTACGCTTACTCTTGAAGATGAAATTGATATCTCTCGTGGCGACATGATTGTTAAATCAGATAACTTGCCACTACTTAATACTCAGTTCAAAACGCATTTAGTGTGGATGGCAGAAGAGCCGCTAATGCCAAACAAGCAATACTTGTTTAAGTTTGCGACTAAGTCAACGCCAGGGGTTGTTGCTCATATTGATAATCAAATTGACGTGAACACGCTGGAAGAAAAAGATGCCATGCACCTAAACCTTAACGAAATCGGTGTGGTTGACGTTAAGTTCACTCAGCCAGTCGCCTGTGACCCCTACAAGCGCAACCGTCCTACTGGTTCATTCATCGTTATCGACCGTTTAACCAATGGTACAGTAGGTGCTGGTATGATCATCGACGACATTGCCGGTGATGCACAACATACTTCGCCTAACTTCTCTGAGTTTGAACTTGAATTCAATGCATTAGTTCGCAAGCACTTCCCGCATTGGAACTCTGTGGATATCAGTAAACTATAAGCAGGACTGGAGCAATATGGATGTGACCCAGTTCATCGTACTGGCAATTTTTGCCAGTACGATATGCGCGCTGATTTTTACCAGTCAGCGCCCTTCCACTGTATTTTCGGGTGCAGTGTTAGCATTACTAGTTACCCAGCAGTTATCTCTTGATGACATCTTGCTGAACTTAACAAACAAGGGCCTAATCACCCTTGTTTTGTTACTTTTAGTGAGCAGTGCTATTGATAAAACTGCGTTAATAAAACGCATTGGCAGAAAACTCGTTAGTGCTAACTTTACGCAGTCTTATTGGCGACTGTTTTCACTCACTTTTGTTTCTTCGGCACTACTTAACAATACGGCAATTGTGGCCAGTCTTATTGGCCCCATAAAGCAAAATCAATATCACCCCGCTTCCCGATTACTGATCCCGCTTTCCTACGCCGCAATACTCGGTGGTACCGTTACATTAATTGGTACCTCAACTAACCTTATTGTAGATAGTTTTCTGCAAGAGCATGGGCACCCAGGCTTCAATTTTTTCGACTTCACTTTGTATGGCTCTATTGCAGGACTAAGTTGTGGCCTTCTTATGTTCATGTTATTACCTTTGTTGCCCAATATCGGCAACAAAAATAGTAACTATAACGCGTATATGGTTGAGGCAGAAGTTGAACCAGGTTCAGAGTTAATCGGCAAAACCGTAGAGCAAAACCACTTACGTAACCTGCCCGAGCTATTTTTGGTAGAAGTGGTGCGCAATGGCAACCTTATCTCTCCAGTTGGCCCTGACTTAGTTATTCTGGAAAACGACAAGCTAATCTTCTCGGGTAATGTGCAAAAGCTAGATAACTTAAGCCACATAAAAGGTCTGAGCATGTTCGCAGAAACCGATGGGGTATTGCGTGAAAGCTTAACTGAGGTAGTGGTGGCTAATCGCGCTCAGGTTATCGGGCAGACCATTAAAAAACTTGGCTTCAGAGCTTTGTTCGATGCTGCTGTCGTGGCCATTCGTCGAGACGGTGAACAACTATCAGGAAAGTTAGGAGAAATAAAACTTCAAGCCGGTGACTTTTTACTTTTAGCAACAGGTCCTGACTTTGCAACTCGTCAAAACTTGAATAAGAACTTTTTTATTCTATCTGAGCAAAAAATTGCCCGCCCATTAACTAATAGGCAAGAGTGGATCACCCTCGGCGGTTTCCTTACCACAGTATTATTAGCCGCGACTAATATAATTTCATTAGCTATCGGTCTACTGTTCTTAGCCGCTGTGCTTATCGGTGTTAGGGTTACGTCAAACGGCGAAATGAAGCGAAACCTCCCGCTAAACTTGATTGTTGTGATCGTCGGTGCGCTGAGTTTAGCCACTGCACTCGAAAACTCTGGGGTCATTATGTCGACAACCGAAGCGCTAATGCCTCTTTTGGCGGGTACTGACTGGTTTGTAGCGCTCGTGGTTATCTACTTATTCACCTTACTTTTAACCGAGTTTGTAACCAACAATGCGGCTGCAGCATTAATGTTCCCGTTTGCTTATGGGCTAGTGCAAATTATCGGCGCACCGCTAATGCCATTTGCTTTAGCAGTTGCCTTTGCGGCAAGCGCGAGCTTTATATCGCCATTTGGTTACCAAACCAACCTCTTAGTTTACAACGCTGCCAACTACAAATTTGCGCATTTTATAAAGATAGGGCTACCTATATCTGTGATGTACAGCACAATAGTGCTAACACTGCTGAATATAACTTATCTATAGACTGTTTATGGTTTGCCACCATAGAAAATAAGAGGGAAGCCTAGCTTCCCTTTTTACTGCTTTTTAACCGAGCATGCGCACTACAATTAACTAGCCTTATTCATTTTCCCTTACAAAAAATGTTTCTTTATCAGAATCTTGTTCTGTACATAATCTTTGCCCGCCAGTAGTCTTTATAATTATCCACGTGTTAACGAACAATAATTTACAATCATTGTTTTACACAAAAACTGAACAGCAAATAATAACTAAGAAAGAGGAGCAAGGGATGCACACTGTGACGAATCCTTTCCAAGCGTGTAATGATATCTTTTTTAAACCGAATGGCGTCTTCAAAGCAGTTGGCGAGCACAACAACTGGAGCTGGATGCCGTTTATCTTGGTTATGGCGATTACGCTGGTATCACAATATCTCTATGTGAACTTTGTCGATATTGAGTGGTTTGCAGAAATGAACATTGCCGCACAAGGTGATATGAGCCCGGCTGAAGAAGAACAGATGAAGGCTTTCTTTACCAGAGATGCGCTTCTTTGGTCTTCTATTATCGGCGCTTTTTTTATTCCTCTTATCGTTAACGCTGTTTATGCCGTTTACGTAAACCTGATGACTCGTTCAGACGATAGCCATGTTTTCGGTTTCACAGATTGGTACGGTTTTGCATGGTGGCTTTCAATGCCATACGTGCTAACTGGTTTAGTTGGCGTTGCGCTTTTGATGTTCGCGGGCGACCATCAGGTGGCTCCATCAATCTTGTCACCAGCTTCTTTGGGCTTTATTGCAAGTATTCCTATGGACTCGCCTTGGTATGCTTTCGGGCAAGCTTTAAGACTAGAGCTTTTTTGGGGAATTTATTTGGCCACTGTAGGCATCTCTCAATGGACGTCTTTTCCTCTTAAGAAAGCGGCACTCATTGCAAGCGCCCCGTATGTGGTTATTTACGGCATTTGGTTGATTGCTTTAGCGCTATTTTAAAAGACACTTTCAATAGTCCGCTTTCCATTTGGCTATTTGTTGACGCTGCTCCGATAAAACTGGGGCAGCGCCAAACTCTTAAGACCATAATGGTAGCTGAATTGTCGGCTTACTTCCCTCCCGTAGCGGTCTAAAATAGTCTTTATTCTGATAAAACACTTCATCTTGTTGATAGTGCCACAAAGGTACGCCAAGCAGAGGCAATGGCTTTAAAAGCGGTGTGCTCTCAAAATAATTTAACGCTTTGATACGTACTGTCATCGCATTATCTAACACCAAGCGCTGCCGCCATTTATCGAGACGGCTAAAGCCTTTTGGTACAGCCACTGCTAACCACTTGCCGGTAAGGCCGACAAATGGGTTTAGCATCATCTCTAAATTCGCGTGCCCGAAGATAAAAGGGCTAACCTGTGTGTGCCACAGTGCTCGTTTTTCAATAAAGACACGCTCCCACTGATGGGAGGCTAATTCCGCTAAAAACGTTTCAAGGGTGTCACTTTTATGTGGCGTACCTCTCATGGTCTTATCTGGTGCTTCATTATTTGAGCCCGCAAGTGTTGTCAAGCGCTCAGGCTTTTTTAAAGCAATGCTCTCAGGCGCTTCAATGGCAAGCACTACACCACACTCATCAAAGTGTGTAATGCGGTTGCGGCGTGCCGTTCTGGGGTTTACACCGTGCGTATTGATATCGCTGATATGTAGCGCATTTAATAGAGATTTTGTTTTAGGAAATTGCAGCCAAATAAGTGCATTAAATAAGTCGTGCCAGCTTTGCTCTCGAGTAGGAACTACACCGTCTTCACTAATGATAGTCTCATAATAACGTTGATCATCATTTGGGAACTGGCTTTGCCCTTTGAACACAGGCCCCTGCCAATGCTCATAATACCGAGTCGCTAATTCATTTAGCTGTTCAGGCGTAGGGAATTCGTCGTTACTTAGCAAGCCAACCTCTTCAAGAAGCGCCGTAACCGGTTTACTGGCGTGTTTTAGTAAGTAGTCGTTACAGAAGGGGATTAAGTTTGATTGCATATCAACTATTGGTTCGCTTTGGGGTTTTCTCTATACTGGTCGCGTATTGTAGAGCAAACAGAGACTAACAATGAAAAAAATGTTTTTGCCATTGCTTGTACCTACCCTTTTAGGCGTAAGTGCTTGCACTCCTAACAACGACAGCACCTCAACAAACGAGTCGGCCCTGAAAAGTATGCCTGTGGCTTCTAACTTTGACAGCGTTTACAACAGTATTTCTGATGCTGATATTCGCGAGCCGCTAAAAGTCTTGTCTTCCGACGAGTTTGAAGGTCGTTTGCCAACGACTGAAGGTGAAAAGAAAACCATTGATTATTTAGTAAGCGAATTTACAAAAGCGGGGCTTAAACCTGGTAATGGGGATAGTTTCCTTCAAAAAGTAGCGCTTATGGAGATCACTGCTGATCCTGATATGACCATGACCATTGGCGACAATACCTTTGCCTACAAAGAGCAAATGGTAGCCTCTTCAAAACGCGAGCAAAACTCGGTATCTCTTGAAGACTCTGAACTGGTGTTCGTTGGTTACGGTGTAAATGCACCAGAATACGACTGGAACGATTACGAAGGGTTAGATGTTAAGGGCAAAACCGTGGTTATGCTAATCAACGACCCTGGTTTCGAAAACCCAGAAAGCGGTAAGTTTCAAGGCACTACCATGACCTATTATGGCCGTTGGAGTTACAAATACGAAGAAGCAAGCCGACAAGGGGCGGCGGGCGCCATTATTGTTCACGAAACCGCGCCAGCGTCTTACGGCTGGTCTGTTGTTGCAAACAGCTGGAGTGGTCCTCAGTATGGTTTAGTTAGTGCCGACAAAGGCGCGAGCCGCGTTGCGGTTGAAGGTTGGCTTACGTTAGATGCAGCGAAAAAAGTGTTTGCCGATGCCGGCCTTGATTTCGAGGCAGAAAAAGCAAACGCTATGCAGGGTCCATATAGCAAAGCGATGGATATCAAAGCGTCGGTTACCGTGAAAAACACCTTCAAAAAGTCAGAAAGCAACAACGTAATCGCCACGTTACCAGGTACCGAGTTTCCTGATGAGCATATTATCTACACAGCCCATTGGGATCATCTAGGTAAAGACGAAAGCAAAGAAGGTGACCAAATCTATAACGGCGCTCACGACAACGCCACAGGTTCTGCAGCAATGCTTGCTATGGCTAAAGCCTATTCAGAACTTTCGCCTGCGCCTAAGCGCTCAGTGTCGTTTTTAGTGGTTACGGCTGAAGAGCAAGGGCTACTGGGTAGTAAGTTTTATGCGAGCAACCCTGTTATTCCTATTGAAAATACCGTTGCAAACATCAATATGGATGCAATGAACGTATTGGGTAAAACCAAAAACGTTGCTGTTGTAGGCATGGGCAAATCAGAAATGGAAGACTACCTTGAAGCCGCTGCGGCAAAGCAAGGCCGAACACTTACCCAAGAAGGCCGACCTGAAGCCGGTTACTACTACCGTTCTGACCACTTCAGCTTTGCAAAACAAGGTGTACCGGCACTTTATGCAGAGGGCGGCAATGAGCCAGCAGATGAAGAAACGGCTAAATATAGAAAACGTATGAACGTTATCGTGACAGGCTGTTACCATCAAGTGTGCGACCAATATCGCGATGATTGGGACTTAAGCGGTATTGTTCAAGACACGCAGATGCTGTTTGATGTAGGTGTGGGCGTTGCGAATGCAGATGCTTGGCCTAAATGGAATGAAGCAAGTGAGTTTCAGCGCAAAAATTAATATACGCACTGAGTTCTAAACGTTAAAAATGCTTAGTTATGCATTAAAGCTAAAAGGGCCTTTTCATAGGCCCTTTCTTGTTTATCATTCCCAAAGCACTGATTCAAGCAGCTTCGAATCGCTATTTTTTACTATTCAGTAAACTCACGCGCTATTTATTTATGCACTCAAAATAGGATAAAAATGTTAATAAACGGCTATTTTGAGATAAAAGGAATAAGTATTTCCATTTTCTCATCATAATGTACTTGCAATTTCCTGTCAGACTGGCACATTCAAGGCACGCGAAAAAAGAATAAAAACAATCCTTCGCCCACTCGTACGCGAGTACCGACAG
This genomic window contains:
- the putP gene encoding sodium/proline symporter PutP, which translates into the protein MATGTIISLGLYFVVMLGIGLFAYRQTDTNVEGYMLGGRQLGPAVTALSAGASDMSGWMLMGLPGAMYVSGLSAGWIAVGLVLGALANYMLVAPRLRVYTEVANNSITLPDYFENRFADNSRLLRVIASVVIVVFFTLYTSSGVVAGGKLFETSFGLTYETGLYVTAGVVVAYTLVGGFMAVSMTDFVQGCIMFVSLIMVPAVVISELGGIGASIDALDTINPALFDAFMDASTNEALSVIGIVSLMSWGLGYFGQPHIIVRFMAIRSVKDIPTARNIGMSWMIVSIIGALMTGLFGLAYITGNGNDIDPETVFIYLSQILFHPLIGGFLLAAILAAIMSTISSQLLVTSSSLTSDFYQAFLRRDASDGELVVAGRVSVVAVALVAIYLAYDRDSTILTLVSNAWAGFGAAFGPLVLFSLFKREMTRRAALGGMIVGAVTVLLWIYLPIEIGGQKLGAWMYEIVPGFILSSLTIMILSKSGTPREGVVDTFDAFQTKLNGK
- the cysD gene encoding sulfate adenylyltransferase subunit CysD — protein: MTASIPSVTHLKQLEAESIQIFREVAAEFENPVMLYSVGKDSSVLLHLARKAFAPGKIPFPLLHVDTTWKFGEMIKFRDEQAEKHGFDLLVHINEEGVEAGVGPFSHGSAKHTDIMKTQALKQALNKYKFDAAFGGARRDEEKSRAKERVYSFRDSNHRWDPKNQRPELWNIYNSQVNQGESIRVFPMSNWTELDIWQYIYLENIDIPQLYLSKPRPVVERDGILIMVDDDRMPLEEGEVPEMRSVRFRTLGCYPLTGAVESEAATLPEVIQEMLLTKTSERQGRVIDHDSAGSMEKKKMEGYF
- the cysC gene encoding adenylyl-sulfate kinase, which encodes MATDNVVWHKHEVNKTTRSEKLGQTPRVFWLTGLSGSGKSTLANLLEKKLHEQNKHTYLLDGDNVRHGLCGDLGFSDKDRVENIRRISEVAKLFVDAGTLVLTAFISPFKADRDYCRSLMEDGEFVEVFVDTPLEVCEKRDPKGLYKKARSGEIKDFTGIDSAYEAPESPEVHLTYQDEPAEQTAERLYALLQEKGLV
- the cysQ gene encoding 3'(2'),5'-bisphosphate nucleotidase CysQ, which translates into the protein MTQPLNTLAQKVLTIAKEAGDRIMAIYEKDFAIYEKQDTSPLTEADLAAHNVIVNALEAESDLPILSEESADISWDERKTWSSYWLVDPLDGTKEFIKKNGEFTVNIALIENGKPTMGVVYAPALNKSYVGIVGEGAWTEVNGEFTSISARKHDGAQVWKVVGSRSHQSPEIQNLLAQLEGETELVAMGSSLKLCLVAEGEAHLYPRLGPTSEWDTGAAHAVALAAGANVTVLDPENPLDDNADALTYNQKESVLNPFFLVSA
- the cysN gene encoding sulfate adenylyltransferase subunit CysN; this translates as MNNENELLRQDILSYLEQHEQKDMLRFLTCGSVDDGKSTLIGRLLHDSKMIYEDQLAAITKDSKKVGTTGEKVDLALLVDGLQSEREQGITIDVAYRYFSTEKRKFIIADTPGHEQYTRNMVTGASTCDLAIILVDARGGVKVQTKRHSFLVSLLGIKHVIVAINKMDLMDYSEEVYKQIQEDYLKFAEQLDIPDIQFVPISALEGDNVVGKSENTPWFDGTPLMEMLENIEIGEDDNQEDFRFPVQYVNRPNLDFRGFAGTVVSGQVAPGDEVTALPSGKKSKVKQVVTFEGDQERAYVPQAVTLTLEDEIDISRGDMIVKSDNLPLLNTQFKTHLVWMAEEPLMPNKQYLFKFATKSTPGVVAHIDNQIDVNTLEEKDAMHLNLNEIGVVDVKFTQPVACDPYKRNRPTGSFIVIDRLTNGTVGAGMIIDDIAGDAQHTSPNFSEFELEFNALVRKHFPHWNSVDISKL
- a CDS encoding SLC13 family permease, giving the protein MDVTQFIVLAIFASTICALIFTSQRPSTVFSGAVLALLVTQQLSLDDILLNLTNKGLITLVLLLLVSSAIDKTALIKRIGRKLVSANFTQSYWRLFSLTFVSSALLNNTAIVASLIGPIKQNQYHPASRLLIPLSYAAILGGTVTLIGTSTNLIVDSFLQEHGHPGFNFFDFTLYGSIAGLSCGLLMFMLLPLLPNIGNKNSNYNAYMVEAEVEPGSELIGKTVEQNHLRNLPELFLVEVVRNGNLISPVGPDLVILENDKLIFSGNVQKLDNLSHIKGLSMFAETDGVLRESLTEVVVANRAQVIGQTIKKLGFRALFDAAVVAIRRDGEQLSGKLGEIKLQAGDFLLLATGPDFATRQNLNKNFFILSEQKIARPLTNRQEWITLGGFLTTVLLAATNIISLAIGLLFLAAVLIGVRVTSNGEMKRNLPLNLIVVIVGALSLATALENSGVIMSTTEALMPLLAGTDWFVALVVIYLFTLLLTEFVTNNAAAALMFPFAYGLVQIIGAPLMPFALAVAFAASASFISPFGYQTNLLVYNAANYKFAHFIKIGLPISVMYSTIVLTLLNITYL
- a CDS encoding YIP1 family protein; this translates as MHTVTNPFQACNDIFFKPNGVFKAVGEHNNWSWMPFILVMAITLVSQYLYVNFVDIEWFAEMNIAAQGDMSPAEEEQMKAFFTRDALLWSSIIGAFFIPLIVNAVYAVYVNLMTRSDDSHVFGFTDWYGFAWWLSMPYVLTGLVGVALLMFAGDHQVAPSILSPASLGFIASIPMDSPWYAFGQALRLELFWGIYLATVGISQWTSFPLKKAALIASAPYVVIYGIWLIALALF
- a CDS encoding DUF3025 domain-containing protein → MQSNLIPFCNDYLLKHASKPVTALLEEVGLLSNDEFPTPEQLNELATRYYEHWQGPVFKGQSQFPNDDQRYYETIISEDGVVPTREQSWHDLFNALIWLQFPKTKSLLNALHISDINTHGVNPRTARRNRITHFDECGVVLAIEAPESIALKKPERLTTLAGSNNEAPDKTMRGTPHKSDTLETFLAELASHQWERVFIEKRALWHTQVSPFIFGHANLEMMLNPFVGLTGKWLAVAVPKGFSRLDKWRQRLVLDNAMTVRIKALNYFESTPLLKPLPLLGVPLWHYQQDEVFYQNKDYFRPLREGSKPTIQLPLWS
- a CDS encoding M28 family metallopeptidase — protein: MKKMFLPLLVPTLLGVSACTPNNDSTSTNESALKSMPVASNFDSVYNSISDADIREPLKVLSSDEFEGRLPTTEGEKKTIDYLVSEFTKAGLKPGNGDSFLQKVALMEITADPDMTMTIGDNTFAYKEQMVASSKREQNSVSLEDSELVFVGYGVNAPEYDWNDYEGLDVKGKTVVMLINDPGFENPESGKFQGTTMTYYGRWSYKYEEASRQGAAGAIIVHETAPASYGWSVVANSWSGPQYGLVSADKGASRVAVEGWLTLDAAKKVFADAGLDFEAEKANAMQGPYSKAMDIKASVTVKNTFKKSESNNVIATLPGTEFPDEHIIYTAHWDHLGKDESKEGDQIYNGAHDNATGSAAMLAMAKAYSELSPAPKRSVSFLVVTAEEQGLLGSKFYASNPVIPIENTVANINMDAMNVLGKTKNVAVVGMGKSEMEDYLEAAAAKQGRTLTQEGRPEAGYYYRSDHFSFAKQGVPALYAEGGNEPADEETAKYRKRMNVIVTGCYHQVCDQYRDDWDLSGIVQDTQMLFDVGVGVANADAWPKWNEASEFQRKN